TTTTGTCATACTAGCAAGGGTGGTACGTGAGATTTGGGTCCTTAGCTagctcattttatttttgtaatagGCAGAAAAAACGTGTGAAAATCACCATTAAAGGACAATCTCGAAACAATAACAAATTACCATGTGAAAATCACCATAAGAGTACAATCTCAAAAGAATAATAAATTACAATCATGCAAAGAATGACACCTTGATCACTTTATTACACCAGATATCTATAATGAATGGGAACTATGTAAgaaagaatatttttctaattacatATGTGCTGCATATGACGGAAACGCTTGTGTTCCTTGTGAGCCACCTCGTACTCTTGTGAGACTTGCATTCCACCTCTGATTTTCCGTCTTTAAATAGCTTAAAGGCCGGATGTGTATGGCACGCCGGTGGTGGGCAACCAAGAGCCGCCGGCAATGAAGCTCCCGACGGTGAACTTAGAAGCCTCGGTCGCGCTTGTGATGACATGGTACCCTGCCCATGTGACCCTATTAGCGGTCGAAGACCCGGGGCCTGTGTTAAGATACTCTCCATAGTACAAAGTGTTGAGGGCGAAGTTGCCATCCCACTCCATCCAACCGGCTGAGTTAATCAAGCTATCAAGATAAGTCTTCATAAAAACCGTCCTCGAATATTCTTGCCATGGCCTGCCGAGGTACGTGTTCACGCAGCTTTGAACCGATTTTAGGTCTGAAGCTGCGGTGACCTTGCAATTGTGGATGGAGATGCCGGTGTTCTGGTTTGGGTCGGTTCGGCCTTGTGCAGTGACGGTATTGACCTTGTTAGGAGGGTTTCTGGCATAGATGTTGCAGTTTTGAAATACAACAGCCGCATTTCCAAAGATGAAGTCAACAGTGCCGTAGATGTCACACTCTCTATAGAATTGGCGCTCCGAGTGAACATAAAGAGTGTCTTGATAACCCTCGAAGCTACATCTATAAAACACCGATAGATCAGAGCTAGAGCGCAAAGCAACGGCTTGGTGATTTGTCGCACCAGCAGTGTTGTGAACAGTGATATCTTGTGCGATGAATCCATCACCAACAACAGCTGAAATTCAAGATCAGAAAGCTTATTAGAAATACAATCTGTATAGACCGGCCACTAGCCGATTAGAATTTGTGGATGGATTGGGGTCTCGCGTATACTACGGATATGATAGAAAGTCCTCGACGTTGTCTATTTCTTGCAGACATGCGAAACTATATACGTCTCCTCCATGTTCATAGTCAGTGCTTGACCTGATTAAAGTCGAAAACTATGATTGAATTATAGGCTTAGTTTTCTATAGTTGTCAAAAACTAGGTTAGgctatccaattttttttttaaaatcaaaatattgcACATTAAAATACTCTAAAAAGCTTAAGCTCATCGGATATACTTCCTAATAAGCTGATATAAACAGAACCCTTATTTTCAATATTAATACCCAATAAAATAAAGAGGATCAGAAGTAACTTAGATGCTACTAACTTACCAACAGTCGCTGAATTGAAGGTGGTAGAGCCTCCGCCGACGCTTTTGCTTCCGGTGATTATGGTCTTCCCGATGCCATCACCAACGAACATAATGTTCTCCAATTTCGATCCAACTTCAATGTTTTCACTATAAGTACCAGCCTTGATATAGATGATGTACCTAGCAGTACCTGACCTCTCTGATGCTGCAGTTATGGCTTCACTAATCGTTTTGTAGTTCCCCGAACCATCCTGGGCCACTACGATATTGGCCTTAGACACCGTGGATGAAGACTGCAAAAGCTTTCGGTCGCCGGGCCTCACCCAAGTGGGAAATTTCTTCGTGTAGTTTGGTGCAGTGTAGGGTGCATAGTTGAGGGCCAAAGTGTTGCTTATCAACTTGGAAACATTATTTGACATTAAAGGCAGTACATTGTCGGAGACCCCCAATTCGACGAACCCAGCTCGACACGTCTCGAGATTGGTCAAGGCCGTGCTGAGCCATGTCTGTGCTTCATCTTGGGTGCACTCGTGGACAATGGTTCGGTTCAGACGAAGAACTGTGTGCTCGTACAGCTGGAGGCAGTCGGCCCAAGCAGCCTTCTCGCGCTCGTTGCTGCACTTCGACCCCAATGAGTGCGTGTTGCTATGGGCCAGTTGGGCTCTCTCGAGTGCAAGTTGCATCGAGACCTTGAGGAAATCGGATTTTTGATTGATGGGAGATTGGTTAGGGTTGTGGGTCAAGAAGTACTCACAAGGCTGTGGATAAGGCATTTTGCTACACCAGGATTTGACATCGCTAGAGGAATAGCCGGAAATGGTTTGAGATAGCAGCAGAGGCAAGAAGAGAAGGATCATCAACTCTGGGCGAAAAGCCATTTTGGTTTTGTGTTGCTAATGGTATTCGACGCAACGAAGCAAGGAGAATTCTTGTGATTTTGTGATAAAACTCACTTGAGTTTGGTGATCGAATGCCTTGAATCCTTCCCCTTTATATAGAAGTGAGATGTAGCCACCAATGTGCGTGCATGCACCATGCAACTTCGCTTTTTGCCACGTGATCTTCTCGGTTTGGGGCTTTCCGTTAGCTTAGACCAAAGAAGAATCAAAATACGACAAATTGGTTGATTTTTGAACGagaacgaaaagaaagaaaaggtacACCTGTCACCTACCTTATCTCTCGGCTACCCCCAGTTCGGATTAAGGTTTGATAGATTTGTgtattttgactttttctgTAAGGTTGACAGTTGAACTATGCAAATCAAAAGGAAGAATCATCACAACGTGTGAGCAAATTGTTGGCAATCCATGCCTTAGTGGAATATTATTAGGTGACAACTGCTCGATCTCAGCGCTAAGGGACGAACCCAAGACCGTGTCTTGGCAGTTTTTGATGACTCGTGACCAGTTGGAATTGGAAGTCTTTGATAGACTGGCCTCCATCGGAATCCTTTCTATTTGTAGagagtttcttttttccttttccttccaaGGGGCCAGCAGCTACTTTTATAATTGGAGTTACACGTTCGCGTTATTGTTATAGTATCGTTACGATTGCACAGTGCATCCTCATTGGCACTTGTATTTTGCCTTATTATTGT
This sequence is a window from Rhodamnia argentea isolate NSW1041297 chromosome 3, ASM2092103v1, whole genome shotgun sequence. Protein-coding genes within it:
- the LOC125314237 gene encoding pectinesterase 2-like, with translation MAFRPELMILLFLPLLLSQTISGYSSSDVKSWCSKMPYPQPCEYFLTHNPNQSPINQKSDFLKVSMQLALERAQLAHSNTHSLGSKCSNEREKAAWADCLQLYEHTVLRLNRTIVHECTQDEAQTWLSTALTNLETCRAGFVELGVSDNVLPLMSNNVSKLISNTLALNYAPYTAPNYTKKFPTWVRPGDRKLLQSSSTVSKANIVVAQDGSGNYKTISEAITAASERSGTARYIIYIKAGTYSENIEVGSKLENIMFVGDGIGKTIITGSKSVGGGSTTFNSATVAVVGDGFIAQDITVHNTAGATNHQAVALRSSSDLSVFYRCSFEGYQDTLYVHSERQFYRECDIYGTVDFIFGNAAVVFQNCNIYARNPPNKVNTVTAQGRTDPNQNTGISIHNCKVTAASDLKSVQSCVNTYLGRPWQEYSRTVFMKTYLDSLINSAGWMEWDGNFALNTLYYGEYLNTGPGSSTANRVTWAGYHVITSATEASKFTVGSFIAGGSWLPTTGVPYTSGL